DNA from Triticum aestivum cultivar Chinese Spring chromosome 7D, IWGSC CS RefSeq v2.1, whole genome shotgun sequence:
AAATGAAAACTCTCGTCATCTTATAGTATAAAGCTAGACCGGCGCCCTCTGAATTCTCTACCAGATCCAAGTCGTCGATCGCACGCAGGCACCAGTTGGCTATCCACGTACACGCGAGGAGGAGATGGGGAGGTCGATGGGGGGtctcctcgccgtcgtggccttCGCGGCGGTGCTGAGGCTCGGGCTCGTCGGCGCCAACTTCGCCGACCTGTGCGACATCACGTGGGAGCCGCAGAACGCGGCCATGACGGACGGAGGGGAGCACCTCACGCTCTCCCTCGTCAGCAACATCTCAGGTAACACACATCGCATCTCTGAGCAACTTTTTACATGTCAAAATGCTCTTTGGCTTGCTGAACTCCGTTCCGTACGTGCATGGCGATCCCGATGATCATTGCTGCTTTGGATTGTGGGTTTCATCAGGCAGCATGCTCCGGACCAAGAAGACGTTCATCTACGGCAGCATCTCCACCTTGATCAAGCTGGTCAAGGGAAACTCTGCCGGCACCGTCACCACCTACTACGTACGTCAACACATTGTTTGCCATACATATGCACATTTCTCGTCAGGCGCATGCATATATATGCACGAGAAATTGAGAATTGATCGTGAGAAACTAATTGTGCCAGACGTCGTCGGTGGGCGACGACCACGACGAGATCGACTTCGAGTTCCTGGGCAACGAGACGGGCCAGCCCTACACCATCCACACCAACGTGTTCGCCGACGGCGTGGGCGCCAAGGAGGTGCAGTTCTACCCCTGGTTCGACCCCACCGACGACTTCCACAACTACACCATCTTATggaacccctccatgatcgtgtAAGCAGCCCATGCATGCATCCATTGTACTCCTCCTCTGTTGCCTGATTACATGCAGAAGAATCAACGGAGGCTGACTTCCATGGATCGActctgtgtgtgcatgcatgcaggtGGTTTGTGGACAGCATCCCGATCCGCGTGTTCCGCAACTACGCGAGCAAGGGCGTGCCGTTCCCGACGAAGCGGCCCATGTACGGCTTCTCCAGCATCTGGTCGGCGGACGACTGGGCCACGCAGGGCGGCCGCGTCAAGACGGACTGGACCAAGGCGCCCTTCGTCGCCGAGTACGACAACATGGGCCTCCACGTC
Protein-coding regions in this window:
- the LOC123170132 gene encoding probable xyloglucan endotransglucosylase/hydrolase protein 26 — translated: MGRSMGGLLAVVAFAAVLRLGLVGANFADLCDITWEPQNAAMTDGGEHLTLSLVSNISGSMLRTKKTFIYGSISTLIKLVKGNSAGTVTTYYTSSVGDDHDEIDFEFLGNETGQPYTIHTNVFADGVGAKEVQFYPWFDPTDDFHNYTILWNPSMIVWFVDSIPIRVFRNYASKGVPFPTKRPMYGFSSIWSADDWATQGGRVKTDWTKAPFVAEYDNMGLHVCECSSTDDECATRCNKDTPPEPSQLTKEQMRKLRAVQLGYTIYDYCAKARDGGKGPVPPECDMEQY